Within the Gracilinema caldarium DSM 7334 genome, the region GTCTTTGATCCCGTTGGAGCAGGAGCAACCCAATTCAGACAAAGTACGGCAAAAGAAATTCTCAGGAATGTTCGACCGACAATCATTAAAGGTAATGCCGCTGAAATAAAATTTCTTGCGGGAGAGGTGTCCAATCAACGGGGGGTTGATTCCCTGGATAGTAATGCAGATCAAGCTGCATTAGCTTTGGCACGATCAAGTGGATCAATTGTAGCTGCTACCGGGGCCATAGATACGGTTACTGATGGTAAATTGTTGTATAAAATTAGTGGAGGTAGCCCAATGCTCAGCCGGATAACCGGCACTGGCTGTATGACATCCTCTCTGGTGGGCTGTTTCAGTAGTGTTATGGCATCTCCACTGTTCGCTGCTATCCTAGGCGTTTTAACTATGAAACTGGCAGGAGAAAAGGCTCAAATAGCTTTAAAACCAGGGCAGGGGTCTGGACAATTTCGCATTAATTTATTTGATGCGATTAGCCTTCTAACTCCTTCAGATTATGTTTGGGAAGAAAGGATCACCTATGTTACCCTTTGATGCAAGGTTGTGCCTAATAACCGATCGTTCTTTCTGTTCCAGCGATGATTTTTTTAGAATTCTGGAAATTTCCATTGATGCTGGAGTTACCTGGGTTCAGTTTCGGGAAAAGTCCGGGCCTAACGATCGAGATATATTTGAATTAGGGAAAAAGGTTCGTGCACTGACTGCCAGAAAGGGTGTTCCAATGATCGTAAATGATCGTCTAGATCTAGCTATGGCTCTGGAGGCAGATGGAATCCATCTGGGACAAGGGGATCTGCCTCTTGAGGTTGCAAAAAAACTATGGAGGCCGAATAAAATATATGGTTTATCGGTACAAACTTTGGAACATGCGGAAAGAGCCCGCCATGACGGTGCTGATTATCTGGGCCTTGGCTCTCTATTCCCAACAAGCAGCAAAAATGATGCCATTATGGTCCATCATCAGCAGATTGAACTCATCAAAATGATAGGAATACCCCTAATTGGTATCGGAGGAATAACTCCCGAACGGATAAAGGAAATACGCAACCTCAATCTTTCAGGAGTTGCGGTTATATCCGCAATATGGGGAGCACCAGATCCTTCCGCGGTTGTAAAACAATTTATTCAACAATGGAACAGTCTTATAACATGTTAGCTAGTAAAGCTGTGCTCTGGGATAAGGATGGAACTCTGTTGGATACTTTTGGGAGTTGGGTTGCTGTGGAGCGGAAATTAGCTAAGGCAATTGCGACGGAATTTGGATTTTCATACTTCATGGAGCAAGATTATATCCAGCGAGTGCTTGTTCGGTTAGGTGTTAAACCAGACGGGTCTGTTGCTAGTCATGGTCCATTGGCTTCGGGAACCAGCGAAGCCATTATTAATGAATTCTATATCGCCTTTTGTGAAATGGATTCTTTTATTTCTGTGAAAAAACAA harbors:
- the thiM gene encoding hydroxyethylthiazole kinase; translation: MNQTHFETINIAGVLENIRSSSPLIHHITNTVTINDCANITLALGGSPVMADSPEEAGEMASFAGALVINMGTLHPSAISSMIKAGTRAREIGKPVVFDPVGAGATQFRQSTAKEILRNVRPTIIKGNAAEIKFLAGEVSNQRGVDSLDSNADQAALALARSSGSIVAATGAIDTVTDGKLLYKISGGSPMLSRITGTGCMTSSLVGCFSSVMASPLFAAILGVLTMKLAGEKAQIALKPGQGSGQFRINLFDAISLLTPSDYVWEERITYVTL
- the thiE gene encoding thiamine phosphate synthase, whose translation is MLPFDARLCLITDRSFCSSDDFFRILEISIDAGVTWVQFREKSGPNDRDIFELGKKVRALTARKGVPMIVNDRLDLAMALEADGIHLGQGDLPLEVAKKLWRPNKIYGLSVQTLEHAERARHDGADYLGLGSLFPTSSKNDAIMVHHQQIELIKMIGIPLIGIGGITPERIKEIRNLNLSGVAVISAIWGAPDPSAVVKQFIQQWNSLITC